The Phyllostomus discolor isolate MPI-MPIP mPhyDis1 chromosome 4, mPhyDis1.pri.v3, whole genome shotgun sequence genome window below encodes:
- the PACSIN1 gene encoding protein kinase C and casein kinase substrate in neurons protein 1 — translation MSGSYDEASLTSEETTDSFWEVGNYKRTVKRIDDGHRLCNDLMNCVQERAKIEKAYAQQLTDWAKRWRQLIEKGPQYGSLERAWGAMMTEADKVSELHQEVKNNLLNEDLEKVKNWQKDAYHKQIMGGFKETKEAEDGFRKAQKPWAKKMKELEAAKKAYHLACKEEKLAVTREMNSKTEQSVTPEQQKKLQDKVDKCKQDVQKTQEKYEKVLEEVGKTTPQYMEGMEQVFEQCQQFEEKRLVFLKEVLLDIKRHLNLAENSSYVHVYRELEQAIRGADAQDDLRWFRSTSGPGMPMNWPQFEEWNPDLPHTTTKKEKQPKKAEGVALTNATGVVESTSQAGDRGSVSSYDRGQPYATEWSDDESGNPFGGNEANGGSNPFEDDAKGVRVRALYDYDGQEQDELSFKAGDELTKLGEEDEQGWCRGRLDSGQFGLYPANYVEAI, via the exons ATGTCCGGCTCTTACGACGAGGCCTCGCTCACTTCTGAGGAGACCACTGACAGCTTCTGGGAG GTGGGGAACTACAAGCGGACAGTGAAGCGCATCGATGACGGGCACCGCCTGTGCAACGACCTGATGAACTGCGTGCAGGAGCGCGCCAAGATCGAGAAAGCCTACGCGCAGCAGCTCACCGACTGGGCCAAGCGCTGGCGCCAGCTCATTGAGAAAG GCCCACAGTATGGCAGCCTGGAACGGGCCTGGGGCGCCATGATGACGGAGGCAGACAAGGTGAGCGAACTGCATCAGGAGGTGAAGAACAACCTGCTGAACGAGGACCTGGAGAAGGTCAAGAACTGGCAGAAGGATGCCTATCACAAGCAGATCATGGGCGGCTTCAAGGAGACCAAGGAGGCTGAAGATGGCTTCCGCAAGGCCCAGAAACCCTGGGCCAAGAAGATGAAGGAG ctAGAGGCAGCCAAGAAGGCCTACCATCTGGCCTGCAAAGAGGAGAAGCTGGCTGTGACACGAGAGATGAATAGCAAGACGGAGCAGTCAGTCACACCCGAACAGCAGAAGAAGCTGCAGGACAAAGTGGACAAGTGCAAGCAAGATGTGCAGAAG ACGCAGGAGAAGTATGAGAAAGTGCTGGAAGAGGTGGGCAAGACCACTCCCCAGTACATGGAGGGCATGGAGCAGGTGTTTGAACAGTGCCAGCAATTTGAGGAAAAGCGACTGGTCTTCCTCAAGGAGGTGCTGCTGGACATCAAACGTCACCTCAACCTAGCTGAGAACAGCAG CTATGTCCACGTGTACCGGGAGCTGGAGCAGGCCATCCGGGGGGCCGATGCCCAGGACGACCTCAGATGGTTCCGCAGCACCAGTGGTCCTGGCATGCCCATGAACTGGCCCCAATTTGAG GAGTGGAACCCAGACCTCCCTCACACGACCACCAAGAAGGAGAAACAGCCCAAGAAGGCAGAGGGGGTAGCGCTGACCAATGCCACCGGGGTGGTGGAGTCCACGTCGCAGGCAGGGGACCGTGGCAG CGTTAGCAGCTATGACAGGGGCCAGCCGTATGCCACTGAGTGGTCAGACGATGAGAGCGGGAACCCCTTTGGGGGCAATGAGGCCAACGGCGGCTCTAACCCCTTTGAGGACGACGCCAAGGGAGTACGTGTGCGTGCACTCTACGACTACGACGGCCAGGAGCAGGATGAGCTCAGCTTCAAGGCTG GAGATGAGCTCACCAAGCTGGGCGAGGAGGACGAGCAGGGTTGGTGCCGCGGGCGGCTGGACAGCGGGCAGTTTGGCCTCTATCCCGCCAATTACGTGGAGGCCATCTag